The DNA region CACCATCTCCATCATGGCTAGCACCAGAGCCTGCTCGCTCCGCTGGTACCTTTCAAACACGTCCGTTGAAAGTGCGCCACTCCGCGCACGGGGGACGCTGAACACCAGCTTGCCGATCCGCGTCGTCATCGTCCTGTCCCTGTGGCCGTTCCGGTAGCCTTGTCGCTCTTCCGTGCGTTCGTACGGCGCCGCTTTCAGTTGCTCAGACAGCTGGGCCTCGAGTATCTGATTCACCACTTGCTCAACCAGCCTGGCGAGTCCATCGTCCCTCGTCAACAGTCCTTGCACTGTGGTCCCATCTACTGTAATCTGGTATTGGGCCATCCTCAACACCTCTCGTGATGTTTGACTAACAACCATTCATCTACCAGAGGGGGGATGGCCTCTCCTGCTGCCACCATCGCCTACTGCCTTTTACACCAGGATATGGACTCTACTGTCCCCATCGATTCAGGTCGATCCTAATTGACTGACACATACTTACCCGGCTACGAGGAGTGATGCTTCCCGACGGGATTCTAATCTAACATACTCTGGCAATCTCGAGACTCCTGCCGCCTTTTCCATATGTCATCGGCATTTGTCTGTCCTCGCAGCAGAGTCCACGTGCGCTTCCGCTCTGAGCATGCGCGATCCCCTCACCGTTCCGGGGATACGTGTTCTTCCCGCCCGTTGTCCCCCCGCGGCCAGCTGTAGTATAGTTGGGATGCACGACAGGAGGTGCGTGTCTTGATCGACATCCATTGCCACGTCCTGCCCGGCTTGGATGATGGGCCGAGGTCCTTTGAGGATGCGCTCGCGCTGATCCAGGAAGCGCGCACAGCTGGCATTACGCAGCTAGTCGCGACGCCGCACTCGTCGACCGACCGCAGTTCCCCCCGGCCTGAACAGATCCACGCTGTTCTAGAGCAGCTGAATCACATGGCCCGGGCGCGAGGCATCTCACTGCCTGTCCTTCCTGGAGCAGAGATCATGCTAGATCCTGATGTCGGCAGGTTCATCGACGATGGGCTGCTGCTGCCGATAGGAGATGCCCGCAGGTATGTGCTCGTCGAGTTCCCGATCACCTGCATTCCGAAATACGCCTATGATGCGCTCTTCGATATCGTGGCGCGCGGCTACGTCCCGGTGATAGCCCACCCCGAGAGGTATTTCGCTATCTGCGAAGACCCCGAAAGACTCGCGGCCTTCATCCGCTCCGGAGCCCTTACACAGGTGGACGTGGGAAGTCTCATAGGGGTGTACGGTTCTTCGGCCTGCCGGTGCGCCGCCCGTATCATCGAACACAGTATGTGCCACTTCATAGCTACCGACGCCCACACGGCCGGGTTCTATGAGGGGGTAGTCACCGCGGCTCTTGGGAGGATGGAGGAGCAGTTCGGCCCGGATCTCCTCGAGACTCTCACTGTTAAGAATCCCCAGGCCGCCCTCTTGGGGCTGGACATCGAGGTCCCGGACCCGATACCGTGGCCGGCGGAACGAAAGGAGAGCTCTCTCTTGGGTGGATGGATGGCGCGGCTGAAGGTGCCGGGAATGCGAAAAGACCCCGGCCGGGATTGACGTCCGGGGTCAGATTGACACCACGTCTAGAAGGCCAACCTTGGAACGAGGAGAACCAGGTCGGGGACCATGGCCAGCAGCACAGAGACAGCCACCATCACAGCGATGAAGGGGCCCAGGGGCCGCAGGAGGCCTGACACTGGAATCCCACTTATGTTGGCCCCGATATACAGGCAGAGGCCTACAGGTGGTGTCACGTGGCCTATGGCCAGGGAAGAGATGAGGACCAACCCGAAGTGGAGCGGGTCTATGCCGAAACGAAGCGAGATCGGGTACAGGATCGGGACCAGGATTATGAGCGCCGAGGTCGGCGTGAGGAAACACCCGACGATGAGGCTGAGCAAGATCACAACCAGAAGGAACGCAGGGGCCGTCGGGGTGAACTTGAGGAACATCTCAGCAAGGTGCAGGGGGATGCGCTCCGCTGCCATCACCCACCCAAAGGCAGCCGTGAGGGCGATCAAGAGCATCACGCCGCCCGTGGTGACGCAGGTCCGCATGAACACCGCAGGAATGTCTCTCGGTTTGAGTTCCTTGTAAACGAATATCGCTATGATCAGGCCGTAGATTGCCGCAACCGACGCGGCCTCCGTGGCCGTGAAGACCCCACCGAATATCCCACCGAGGATTATCACGGGCATCACCAGCGCCGGAAGAGCGTCCACAAACGAAGCCTTCAACTCGCTCCACTGGAATGGAGCAGTCTTTCCGTACCGGTTCTTCTTGGAGATCACATACGACAGTATCATGAGGCTGAGCCCGACGATGGCGCCAGGTATGAATCCGGCGGCGAACAGCTTGGACACAGAGGTCCCGCTCAACCATCCGTAGAGAACCATGATGATGCTGGGCGGGATTATGACTCCTATTGGGGAGGATGTTATCGTCACTACCGTTGCGAACGCCCGATCGTACCCTTCTTCCGACATGGCCGGAATCAGTATGGCGCCTATTGCCGCAGTATCAGCCGACGCGGAGCCGGAGATTCCCCCGAAGAACATGCTTGCGAGGATGTTGGCGTGAGCGAGCCCTCCGCGGATGTGTCCGACCAGCGCGTTGGCGAACCTCACCAACCGCCGCCCGCACCCTCCGGTGTTCATGAGTTCCCCAGCCAGGATGAACAGCGGTATCGCGAGCAGGGCGAAAGAGTCCATGCTCGGGATCATCCTCTGTGGGATCAGCATCAGAGTCGGGCCGCCTCGCCACAACAGAGTAAGCACTGAGCTGAGGCCCAGCGCAAACGGGATCGGCATGCTCAAGAGCACGAGAGCACCGAACGTGCCGAACAGTACCGCGGCAGCCACAGGTTATTCCCCCCTACCATCTGCAACCAGAGCATCCGTCACCAGCATGAATACCATCAGCCCCGCCGCAACGGGAACTGCGGAGTAGACCCAGCTCATGGGGACCCCCATGGCGGGCGATGTCTGGTAGTGCACTATCTTGACAAGCTCGATGCCCCACATGACCAGAACCGAGCAGAACAACACTGTGCCCAGACGCACCAGAATGCCGATCACCGCCCGGGCTTTGACAGGAAGCCTGCGGGTGACGAGATCCACGCCCTGGCGCATGCTGCCGCCCAGCCCGCCCGCAGCGCTCAACATTGATATCCAGACGAAGAGGAATCTCGCAAGCTCCTCAGCCCAGCTCAAGGGCTGAGCCAGGGCATACCTGAACACTACCTGGAGAAACACACTCAAGACCATCGCCACCAGCATGATGGCCGCAAGCCCCAACGATAGCCTGATTGATATCTTCCGCGCGGTCCCGAGCGTCTGTCTCATGCGCCTTCCTCCCCACCGGGAGGGAGAGGGATGGCCTCACCCTCGCCCTCCCGTGCTGGTCGCTCTTTACTTCCCAGTGTTGATAATGGACTCGATCAGATCCATCCCGCCCACGTCCCGTGCGCGCTTCTGGAAGACGGGGTTGACCGCCTTGATCCACGCGTCCATATCGGCAGGGTAGAAGACCGCGACCTTGTGTTTTGTCTCCAGCAGCTTGATGAGGTTCTCCTCGAAGTCGCTGACATAGGCCCTCTCGAACTCCTGGGCACGCTTCCCGGCTTCCACTACCGCGGCGCGCAGGTCGGCCGGGAGTTTGTCCCAGGTCCGTTTGGACATCATGAGGTTGTGCCAACTGAAGATGTAGTTGATCACAGTCACATATGGCGCTGGCTCGTAGAACCCCATCGCCTGGTAGCTGATGAGGGCGCCCTCCGCCCCGTCGACTATCCCCTGCTGGAGGCTGAGGTAGACATCGCCCCAGGGGATCGGAGTAGCCAGTGCCCCCAGTGCATTCCAGGTATCGAG from Bacillota bacterium includes:
- a CDS encoding transposase, coding for MAQYQITVDGTTVQGLLTRDDGLARLVEQVVNQILEAQLSEQLKAAPYERTEERQGYRNGHRDRTMTTRIGKLVFSVPRARSGALSTDVFERYQRSEQALVLAMMEMVINGVSTRKVRAVVEELCGAEFSRSTVSELCARLDPIVHG
- a CDS encoding tyrosine protein phosphatase, which translates into the protein MIDIHCHVLPGLDDGPRSFEDALALIQEARTAGITQLVATPHSSTDRSSPRPEQIHAVLEQLNHMARARGISLPVLPGAEIMLDPDVGRFIDDGLLLPIGDARRYVLVEFPITCIPKYAYDALFDIVARGYVPVIAHPERYFAICEDPERLAAFIRSGALTQVDVGSLIGVYGSSACRCAARIIEHSMCHFIATDAHTAGFYEGVVTAALGRMEEQFGPDLLETLTVKNPQAALLGLDIEVPDPIPWPAERKESSLLGGWMARLKVPGMRKDPGRD
- a CDS encoding TRAP transporter large permease, giving the protein MAAAVLFGTFGALVLLSMPIPFALGLSSVLTLLWRGGPTLMLIPQRMIPSMDSFALLAIPLFILAGELMNTGGCGRRLVRFANALVGHIRGGLAHANILASMFFGGISGSASADTAAIGAILIPAMSEEGYDRAFATVVTITSSPIGVIIPPSIIMVLYGWLSGTSVSKLFAAGFIPGAIVGLSLMILSYVISKKNRYGKTAPFQWSELKASFVDALPALVMPVIILGGIFGGVFTATEAASVAAIYGLIIAIFVYKELKPRDIPAVFMRTCVTTGGVMLLIALTAAFGWVMAAERIPLHLAEMFLKFTPTAPAFLLVVILLSLIVGCFLTPTSALIILVPILYPISLRFGIDPLHFGLVLISSLAIGHVTPPVGLCLYIGANISGIPVSGLLRPLGPFIAVMVAVSVLLAMVPDLVLLVPRLAF
- a CDS encoding TRAP transporter small permease; translated protein: MRQTLGTARKISIRLSLGLAAIMLVAMVLSVFLQVVFRYALAQPLSWAEELARFLFVWISMLSAAGGLGGSMRQGVDLVTRRLPVKARAVIGILVRLGTVLFCSVLVMWGIELVKIVHYQTSPAMGVPMSWVYSAVPVAAGLMVFMLVTDALVADGRGE